One segment of Marinobacter sediminum DNA contains the following:
- a CDS encoding DUF2182 domain-containing protein — protein MGNRNTVFTRQVSLGSLVTLIGLLAITSLCWLYLFDMAADMAAMSMGDMMSFRHWTPGYFAAMLLMWSIMMVAMMTPSAAPMILLYRQVARKNHLAGAFLGTALFAGGYLLIWGLFSLVATALQWLLEESALLSPKMLSQNQMFSGTVLVAAGIYQFSSLKQACLRRCRGPLLFITRYWRSGLWGAFEMGVRHGAYCVGCCVALMALLFVGGVMDLSVIAAIAFVVLLEKLIPGGEWLARAVGALAIALGVVLIV, from the coding sequence ATGGGTAACAGGAATACTGTGTTCACACGCCAGGTATCGCTGGGCTCGCTGGTAACCCTGATCGGCTTGCTGGCGATCACCTCGTTATGCTGGTTGTATCTGTTTGACATGGCCGCCGATATGGCGGCCATGTCAATGGGCGATATGATGAGTTTCAGGCACTGGACGCCCGGGTATTTCGCCGCGATGCTGCTGATGTGGAGCATCATGATGGTCGCTATGATGACGCCAAGCGCGGCACCGATGATTCTGTTGTATCGGCAGGTCGCACGAAAGAACCATCTGGCCGGGGCTTTTTTGGGAACGGCCTTATTTGCCGGAGGTTATCTTCTGATCTGGGGGCTCTTCAGCCTTGTGGCCACGGCCCTGCAGTGGTTATTGGAAGAATCGGCGTTACTCAGCCCAAAGATGCTCAGCCAGAATCAGATGTTCAGCGGCACCGTGCTGGTCGCCGCTGGTATTTATCAGTTTTCCTCCCTGAAGCAAGCCTGTCTCCGCCGTTGTCGCGGCCCTCTGTTGTTTATTACCCGGTACTGGCGGTCCGGGCTGTGGGGGGCTTTCGAAATGGGTGTTCGCCACGGGGCCTATTGTGTGGGCTGCTGCGTTGCGCTTATGGCGCTGTTGTTCGTTGGCGGTGTAATGGATCTTAGCGTGATCGCAGCCATCGCCTTTGTGGTGCTGCTGGAGAAGCTGATACCCGGTGGTGAATGGCTGGCGAGGGCAGTTGGAGCGCTGGCCATTGCCCTCGGTGTGGTTCTGATTGTGTAG
- a CDS encoding MAPEG family protein, which translates to MATETAMLSLDNPVFVTYLLAASIMLLKLMLQPWMTVVRMMTVRAGFRSPEDARKSPLNPTPSSGQLEPNEHVERSRRMNLNDLESIPGFLMAGFLFVLTEPPLILAQVLIWGYVIARGAHFIAYLTAQLHDVRATCWTFSSLPVLVMAVYILLAGLSA; encoded by the coding sequence ATGGCCACTGAAACGGCAATGTTGAGCCTGGACAACCCGGTGTTCGTGACTTACCTGTTAGCGGCCTCCATCATGCTGCTGAAGCTCATGCTGCAGCCGTGGATGACCGTGGTTCGAATGATGACGGTGCGTGCGGGTTTTCGCAGCCCTGAAGACGCCAGGAAGAGCCCTCTGAATCCAACGCCTTCCAGCGGCCAGCTGGAGCCGAATGAGCACGTTGAACGCTCACGGCGTATGAACCTGAATGATTTGGAAAGCATTCCGGGGTTTCTCATGGCGGGCTTTCTTTTCGTCTTAACGGAGCCGCCACTGATACTCGCGCAAGTATTGATCTGGGGTTACGTGATCGCCAGAGGGGCGCACTTCATCGCGTATTTAACAGCCCAGTTGCACGATGTCCGCGCAACCTGTTGGACTTTCAGCTCCCTTCCGGTGCTTGTGATGGCGGTATACATCCTTCTGGCTGGCTTGTCTGCCTGA
- a CDS encoding patatin-like phospholipase family protein translates to MKLNPFNTRIGLALGGGAAKGIAHIGALKAFEEEQIRIHCIAGTSVGALVASYYAFGRPAESILSICSTLNLSKIINFTLERGGLFSTNTIREMIHRDLGDVRIEDANIPLAICATDIETGEQLIFRKGNLAEIVCASMAVPGLFVPVEVDGRILVDGGLVENVPISPLPDMGAGITVAIDLSHVSRYPKPEDTFDVISNAINIGIDFNTRKQLKKADIVVPLDLSRYSLTNNAKCVDELYMEGYLPMKKKIVRVLWYKRMNVVINLLKAARSLLPLKVPEIIKELKRQAFAARKRS, encoded by the coding sequence ATGAAACTCAATCCCTTTAATACTCGTATCGGCCTGGCCCTGGGAGGCGGAGCTGCCAAAGGCATTGCTCACATTGGGGCCTTGAAGGCTTTCGAGGAAGAGCAGATCCGGATTCATTGTATTGCGGGTACCAGTGTGGGCGCTCTGGTGGCCAGTTATTACGCCTTCGGCCGTCCCGCAGAGTCCATACTTTCCATTTGCTCAACGCTGAATTTGTCCAAGATTATTAACTTTACCCTGGAACGTGGTGGCCTGTTCAGCACCAATACCATCCGAGAGATGATCCATCGGGATCTCGGGGATGTCCGGATCGAAGATGCCAACATTCCCCTGGCCATTTGCGCAACGGATATCGAAACCGGCGAGCAACTGATATTCAGGAAAGGGAATCTGGCGGAGATTGTCTGTGCGTCCATGGCTGTGCCGGGCCTGTTTGTGCCGGTGGAGGTGGATGGCCGGATTCTGGTAGACGGCGGGCTGGTTGAAAATGTACCCATTTCGCCGTTGCCTGACATGGGCGCGGGTATTACCGTGGCCATTGATCTGAGCCATGTCAGTCGGTACCCGAAACCGGAAGATACGTTTGATGTGATCAGCAACGCGATCAACATTGGTATCGATTTCAACACCCGCAAGCAGCTGAAAAAGGCGGACATCGTAGTGCCGCTGGATTTAAGCCGTTACAGCCTCACCAACAACGCCAAATGTGTGGACGAGCTTTACATGGAAGGCTACCTTCCCATGAAGAAAAAGATTGTCCGTGTGCTCTGGTACAAGCGGATGAATGTCGTTATTAACCTTTTAAAAGCGGCCAGGAGTCTGCTGCCCCTCAAGGTGCCCGAGATTATCAAAGAGCTTAAACGCCAGGCCTTTGCCGCCCGCAAACGAAGCTAA
- a CDS encoding FAD-dependent oxidoreductase: MSYSIAVIGSGMAGLAAAYRARLAGHDVTVFEARNSHGMDAHSLTVDGGLVDVPLRVMSSGAWPSVLQLAKEVGVGTFEIGLHASCSWTSGDTWFRSGEVPILRWPFIGSLRYLDTRALRMGQGIWQLKRLTRKLEREDNDATLGEILEHHDFDPLFWRGLVLPMLTTICTCEEKHLLNWPAGQLLSLLDSTLPGSDICRLKGGTSALVEGLARDLPLHSGSPVAQVEEGEEGVRVHNERGEGGMFDRVIVATQANHLSFLDDTQFGDERKMLENIGFDSGELWVHQDPRFMPSKKQDWAALNFQMDEALEKPMFTVWVNKVEPTLDGSEPVFQTWNPLFEPDPDTVLARVPLERAVVHPGTARVHEALALWHRQPGRKVFFCGSWAYEGVPLLESAVRSANAVVGAINQASFDTVSGNSA, from the coding sequence ATGAGCTATTCCATTGCGGTGATTGGTAGCGGTATGGCGGGGTTGGCGGCGGCCTATCGGGCGCGTCTCGCTGGCCACGATGTCACCGTATTCGAAGCCCGCAATAGCCATGGCATGGACGCTCACTCCCTCACGGTGGACGGCGGCCTGGTGGATGTTCCCCTGCGTGTGATGAGCTCTGGCGCCTGGCCCAGTGTGCTCCAGCTCGCCAAAGAGGTGGGAGTTGGCACCTTCGAAATAGGCCTCCACGCCTCCTGCAGCTGGACCAGTGGTGACACCTGGTTCCGCAGCGGAGAAGTGCCGATTCTCCGCTGGCCCTTTATTGGCTCCTTGCGTTACCTGGATACCCGCGCACTGCGCATGGGCCAGGGCATCTGGCAACTGAAACGCCTGACCCGCAAGCTTGAACGCGAGGACAACGACGCCACGTTGGGCGAAATCCTCGAGCACCATGACTTCGACCCGCTGTTCTGGCGCGGGCTGGTGCTGCCCATGCTTACCACCATCTGCACCTGCGAGGAAAAACACCTGCTCAATTGGCCGGCGGGGCAGCTGCTCTCGCTGCTCGACAGCACCCTCCCTGGCTCCGACATCTGCCGGCTCAAGGGCGGTACCTCGGCGCTGGTCGAAGGCCTGGCCAGAGACCTGCCTCTGCATTCCGGCAGCCCCGTGGCACAGGTCGAAGAAGGCGAGGAAGGGGTGAGGGTCCATAACGAACGGGGCGAGGGTGGTATGTTCGATCGAGTGATCGTCGCCACCCAGGCCAATCATCTGAGCTTTCTGGATGACACGCAGTTTGGCGACGAGCGGAAAATGCTGGAAAACATCGGGTTCGACTCCGGTGAACTCTGGGTCCATCAGGACCCGCGTTTCATGCCCTCGAAGAAACAGGACTGGGCCGCGCTGAATTTCCAGATGGACGAAGCGCTGGAAAAACCCATGTTCACCGTCTGGGTCAACAAGGTGGAGCCCACGCTTGACGGCAGCGAGCCTGTTTTCCAGACCTGGAACCCACTGTTCGAACCGGACCCGGACACCGTGCTCGCCCGGGTGCCACTGGAGCGCGCCGTCGTCCACCCTGGGACAGCCAGGGTTCACGAAGCCCTCGCCCTGTGGCACCGCCAGCCCGGCCGCAAAGTCTTCTTCTGCGGCTCCTGGGCCTACGAGGGCGTGCCGCTGCTGGAATCCGCCGTGCGCTCGGCCAACGCTGTGGTGGGCGCCATCAACCAGGCCTCGTTCGACACTGTTTCCGGCAACTCCGCATAA
- a CDS encoding carbon-nitrogen hydrolase family protein has product MTKIAIVQEPPVFLDREKTIERAVQLVREAASTGAELVVFSETFIPGYPAWIWRLKPGGDWGLSEQLHGRLLDNSVQLKSDQLRPLLDIAKEMQVTIVCGIEERDEDTSRTTLYNSVLTISPEGTVQNCHRKLMPTNPERMVWGFGDASGLKVVDTPVGRVGSLMCWENYMPLARYALFAQGIDIYIAPTYDSGDRWLRTLQHIAREGGCWVLGAGNVLRTRDLPDDFPEVERLYPDKEEWINSGDSVVISPAGEIVAGPLRQETGLLLADIDVGEVNAARRSLDIVGHYSRPDIFSLQVNTRQQRPVSFNE; this is encoded by the coding sequence ATGACGAAGATAGCGATAGTTCAGGAGCCACCGGTTTTTCTGGACCGGGAAAAAACCATAGAAAGGGCGGTCCAACTGGTTCGGGAAGCCGCCAGTACAGGAGCTGAGTTAGTGGTTTTCTCGGAAACCTTCATCCCCGGCTACCCCGCCTGGATCTGGCGACTGAAACCGGGCGGCGACTGGGGATTATCAGAGCAGTTGCACGGGCGCCTGTTGGACAACTCGGTCCAACTTAAATCTGACCAGTTGCGCCCCCTTCTGGATATTGCGAAGGAGATGCAGGTGACGATTGTGTGCGGCATTGAGGAGCGTGACGAGGATACCAGTCGGACCACACTCTACAACTCGGTGCTGACCATCAGTCCGGAGGGCACGGTGCAGAATTGCCACCGCAAACTCATGCCGACGAACCCGGAGCGCATGGTCTGGGGCTTCGGCGATGCCAGCGGCCTGAAAGTCGTCGACACACCCGTTGGCCGGGTGGGCTCTCTGATGTGCTGGGAAAATTATATGCCGCTGGCGCGCTATGCACTGTTCGCCCAGGGCATCGACATCTATATCGCCCCGACCTACGACAGCGGCGACCGCTGGCTTCGTACCCTGCAGCACATAGCGCGGGAGGGCGGGTGTTGGGTCCTGGGTGCGGGCAACGTGCTGCGTACACGCGATTTACCAGATGACTTTCCGGAAGTCGAGCGGCTGTATCCAGACAAGGAGGAATGGATCAACTCCGGTGACTCAGTGGTCATTTCCCCTGCCGGGGAAATAGTGGCGGGTCCATTGCGGCAGGAAACCGGCCTGCTGTTGGCTGATATCGATGTGGGTGAAGTGAATGCGGCAAGGCGCAGCCTTGATATCGTAGGTCACTATTCCCGACCGGACATTTTTTCACTGCAGGTGAATACCCGGCAGCAAAGGCCGGTCAGCTTTAACGAATAG
- the gtfA gene encoding sucrose phosphorylase has product MLLKNAVQLICYPDRIGNDLKDLYTVVDKHLSEAIGGLHILPFFPSNADGGFSPLTHKEVDPDFGTWDDIEAFTQKYDLCVDLTVNHISDESPEFKDFIAKGFNSEYADLFVHVDKFGEISPDDMAKIHIRKEKEPFREVTLADGTKTRVWCTFTEQQIDLNYDSDQAYSLMESYIGFLTSKGVNLLRLDAFGYTTKRIGTSCFLVEPEVYRILDWINQVAFKHGAECLPEVHDHTSYQYAISRRNMHPYGFALPPLLLYSLLDANSVYLKNWLRMCPRNMVTVLDTHDGICIPDVEGVLPDEKIKVLIDNIDARSADPIMRRSAANIHSVGAIYQLTCTFYDALMQNDDAYIAARAIQFFTPGIPQVYYVGLLAGCNDHELMEQSGELRDINRHYYSLDEVEQEFQKPVVQRLLSLMKFRSNYPAFDGHFELNYSNSSSVAMAWRHGDYYCHLFVDLNFKTVKIDYYDVDSAQTKSLPC; this is encoded by the coding sequence ATGCTGCTAAAAAATGCAGTGCAGCTGATCTGTTACCCAGATCGAATCGGCAATGACCTGAAAGACCTCTATACCGTCGTCGACAAACATCTGTCAGAGGCCATCGGTGGGCTGCATATCCTGCCGTTTTTTCCCTCCAATGCCGATGGCGGGTTTTCACCGTTAACCCATAAGGAAGTAGATCCGGATTTTGGCACCTGGGATGACATTGAAGCCTTCACGCAGAAGTACGATTTATGCGTCGACCTGACAGTAAATCATATTTCCGATGAGTCCCCCGAGTTCAAGGACTTCATCGCCAAAGGCTTTAACTCGGAGTATGCCGATCTCTTTGTTCATGTGGACAAATTTGGTGAGATCTCCCCGGACGACATGGCCAAGATTCACATTCGCAAGGAGAAGGAACCCTTCCGCGAAGTCACGCTTGCGGATGGTACAAAAACCCGAGTCTGGTGCACGTTCACCGAACAGCAGATTGATCTGAATTATGACTCCGACCAGGCTTACAGCCTGATGGAAAGCTACATCGGCTTTCTCACGTCAAAAGGCGTTAATCTGCTGAGGCTTGATGCCTTCGGCTACACCACCAAACGCATCGGAACCAGCTGCTTTCTGGTTGAGCCGGAGGTCTACCGGATTCTCGACTGGATTAACCAGGTAGCCTTCAAACACGGCGCGGAATGCTTGCCGGAAGTCCACGACCACACCAGTTACCAGTATGCGATCAGCCGACGCAACATGCACCCATACGGCTTTGCGCTGCCGCCGTTGCTGCTCTACTCGCTGCTGGACGCCAATAGTGTGTATCTGAAGAACTGGCTGCGCATGTGCCCACGCAATATGGTCACGGTTCTGGACACACACGATGGTATCTGTATTCCGGATGTCGAAGGGGTGTTGCCGGATGAAAAAATCAAAGTACTCATCGACAACATCGATGCGCGCAGTGCGGACCCTATCATGCGGCGCTCAGCGGCCAACATCCACAGCGTGGGCGCGATCTATCAGCTTACCTGTACGTTCTATGACGCGCTTATGCAAAACGATGATGCCTACATTGCCGCCCGGGCGATCCAGTTTTTCACTCCGGGCATTCCACAGGTTTACTACGTTGGGCTGCTTGCAGGGTGCAATGACCACGAGCTGATGGAGCAAAGCGGAGAGCTGCGGGATATTAATCGTCACTACTACAGTCTGGACGAAGTGGAACAGGAGTTTCAAAAGCCGGTCGTGCAACGCCTGCTGAGCTTGATGAAGTTCCGCAGTAATTACCCGGCCTTCGACGGCCATTTTGAACTGAACTACTCCAACAGTTCCAGCGTCGCCATGGCATGGCGCCATGGCGACTATTACTGCCATCTCTTCGTCGACCTGAACTTCAAGACAGTAAAAATCGACTATTACGATGTCGACAGCGCGCAGACGAAAAGTCTGCCCTGCTGA
- a CDS encoding DUF1326 domain-containing protein yields the protein MDKVDWRIRGLEFVNCNCDLGCPCQFMGRPTFGDCVAFAAVKIEDGFFGDTRLDNLGFAMTLKWPGAIHEGNGTAQAFVDERASPGQREALMAILSGETSEPGATFFNVFASTVTKMHDPVFCPIEMTCDVECRHAKVRVADLIEASGTPILSPVDGSEHRVRIDLPNGFEYAVAEVARGRTSAHADVPMELDASHSHLAHLDIGPTGVRH from the coding sequence ATGGACAAAGTAGACTGGCGAATAAGGGGATTGGAGTTTGTAAATTGTAATTGCGACCTGGGATGCCCGTGCCAGTTCATGGGGCGGCCGACCTTTGGTGACTGTGTGGCGTTTGCCGCGGTGAAAATTGAAGATGGATTCTTCGGTGATACGCGTCTGGACAACCTGGGCTTTGCAATGACCCTGAAGTGGCCGGGCGCCATTCATGAAGGTAATGGCACGGCACAGGCCTTTGTCGATGAGCGGGCCAGCCCGGGACAACGGGAAGCGCTGATGGCAATCCTGTCAGGTGAGACATCTGAGCCGGGGGCGACGTTCTTTAACGTGTTCGCGAGCACAGTGACGAAAATGCACGATCCGGTTTTTTGTCCTATCGAGATGACCTGCGATGTTGAATGTCGTCATGCCAAAGTGCGGGTTGCGGATCTTATTGAGGCAAGTGGTACGCCCATTCTCAGTCCGGTTGATGGCTCAGAGCATCGGGTACGCATCGATTTGCCCAATGGTTTCGAGTACGCCGTTGCCGAGGTGGCGCGCGGCCGTACCAGTGCTCATGCCGACGTTCCGATGGAGCTGGACGCCAGCCACAGTCATCTGGCGCACCTGGATATTGGTCCGACCGGGGTTCGTCACTAG
- a CDS encoding winged helix-turn-helix transcriptional regulator translates to MTNYGQFCTVARGSEILGERWTPLVVRELLCGSTHFNEIRRGVPRMSATLLAQRLKKLEDVGVLRRVQGNNNLEYVLTPAGEELRPIILAIGHWGARWIGSRLQANQLDAGFLMWDIRRFAHIDEFPADRRVVIHFFLNDARPRERHWWLVVVDGEIDLCREDPGHELTLVLEASVASLTDIWTGDSDPDTEQEARRLLVRGSGTDSRDLWHWLGRSVFAASRTRG, encoded by the coding sequence ATGACCAACTATGGACAGTTCTGCACCGTGGCCCGGGGATCGGAGATACTCGGGGAACGATGGACACCGCTGGTGGTGCGAGAGCTGCTTTGCGGCAGTACTCATTTCAATGAGATCCGCCGCGGAGTGCCGAGAATGTCGGCAACGCTTTTGGCTCAGCGCCTGAAAAAACTGGAAGACGTGGGCGTGCTCCGGCGTGTCCAGGGGAACAATAACCTGGAGTATGTGCTGACCCCCGCGGGAGAGGAGCTACGCCCGATCATCCTGGCCATCGGTCACTGGGGGGCGAGGTGGATTGGCAGCCGGTTGCAAGCAAACCAGCTCGATGCCGGCTTCCTGATGTGGGACATCCGCCGGTTCGCGCATATTGACGAATTTCCCGCTGACCGCAGAGTGGTTATCCACTTTTTTCTCAACGATGCCCGGCCGCGGGAACGGCATTGGTGGCTCGTTGTGGTCGACGGAGAGATTGATCTGTGCCGGGAGGATCCGGGGCACGAGCTGACTTTAGTGCTGGAGGCCAGCGTTGCGAGTCTGACTGACATCTGGACCGGTGACAGTGACCCGGACACGGAACAGGAGGCTCGCCGCCTTTTGGTCCGTGGCAGTGGGACTGATTCCAGGGACCTCTGGCACTGGCTGGGGCGAAGCGTGTTTGCGGCCAGCAGAACACGTGGTTAA
- a CDS encoding GFA family protein: MNDEKSWRGSCFCGAVQLTVKGAPEAMGYCHCDSCRHWSASPVNAFSLWKPEAITIQEGEANIGTYNKTPESSRKWCKICGGHLMTEHPSMGLTDVYAAVIPGFEYQPGVHVNYQESVLHIHDGLPKLKDVPAEMGGTGVSIEE; the protein is encoded by the coding sequence ATGAACGATGAAAAATCCTGGCGTGGCAGCTGCTTTTGCGGCGCAGTCCAGTTAACCGTAAAGGGTGCCCCGGAAGCCATGGGCTACTGTCATTGCGACTCCTGCCGACACTGGTCGGCGAGCCCGGTGAACGCATTTTCCCTTTGGAAGCCTGAAGCCATCACCATTCAAGAGGGCGAGGCCAACATTGGCACCTACAACAAGACCCCTGAAAGCAGCCGAAAATGGTGCAAAATCTGCGGTGGCCACCTGATGACCGAACACCCGTCGATGGGTTTAACGGATGTCTATGCCGCTGTCATACCCGGCTTCGAATACCAGCCCGGGGTGCATGTAAATTATCAGGAGTCCGTGCTGCATATACATGACGGTCTCCCCAAACTGAAGGACGTTCCTGCGGAAATGGGCGGTACTGGCGTCTCCATAGAGGAGTAA
- a CDS encoding OsmC domain/YcaO domain-containing protein, whose product MEINVNFLDNLRLEAKFDDFTVITDQPIRYKGDGSAPSPFDYFLASSALCAAYFVRVYCLARDIPTNNIRLSQNNIVDPENRYNQIFKIQVELPEDLSEKDRQGILRSIDRCTVKKVVQTGPEFQIETVESLDQDAQALLMVEPDSEASTYIEGKDLPLEQTIANMTGILADLGMKIEIASWRNIVPHVWSLHIRDAASPMCFTNGKGATKESALCSALGEFIERLNCNFFYNDQFFGEDIANSEFVHYPNEKWFKPGLDDELPTDILDDYCLDIYNPDGELAGSNLIDTNSGKTERGICSLPFVRQSDGQVVYFPSNLIENLFLSNGMSAGNTLFEAQVQCLSEIFERAVKRQIIEEEIALPDVPLEVLRKYPDILEGIEALEKQGFPILVKDASLGGQFPVMCVTLMNPRTGGVFASFGAHPSFEVALERSLTELMQGRSFEGLNDVPAPTFNSLAVSEPNNFVEHFIDSTGVVSWRFFSAKQDYEFRDWDFSGTNEEEATGLFRILEELGKEVYVAVYEDLGAPTCRILVPGYSEVYPVEDLIMDNTNMALDYREDILNLHTLSDDQLADLAERLEASQLDNYMTITSLIGIEFDENTVWGQLTILELKLLICLALQWHEEALEFVDMFLQFNDNTVERGLFYRAVNAVLEVILDEELELEDYLANFRRMFGEQTMDAVVGSVDGSVRFYGLTPTNTQLDGLDKHLRLIDSYKKLHAARAARAS is encoded by the coding sequence ATGGAAATCAACGTCAACTTTCTCGACAACCTCCGACTAGAAGCCAAGTTTGACGACTTCACCGTCATCACGGACCAGCCTATTCGGTACAAAGGCGACGGTTCGGCGCCCAGTCCCTTCGACTACTTCCTGGCGTCATCGGCGCTGTGTGCGGCCTATTTTGTCCGGGTTTACTGTCTGGCGCGTGATATTCCCACGAACAATATCCGCCTGTCGCAGAACAACATTGTCGACCCTGAAAACCGCTACAACCAGATTTTCAAGATTCAGGTTGAGTTGCCTGAGGACCTTTCTGAAAAAGACCGGCAAGGCATTCTGCGTTCGATCGACCGCTGCACGGTCAAGAAGGTGGTGCAAACCGGCCCTGAGTTCCAGATTGAAACCGTCGAAAGTCTGGATCAGGACGCGCAAGCCTTGCTGATGGTGGAGCCGGATAGTGAGGCCAGCACTTACATCGAAGGGAAGGACCTGCCGCTTGAGCAAACCATCGCCAACATGACCGGTATTCTGGCGGATCTCGGTATGAAGATTGAGATCGCGTCCTGGCGCAACATTGTGCCTCATGTCTGGTCGCTGCACATTCGCGATGCGGCCTCACCCATGTGCTTCACCAATGGCAAGGGGGCGACCAAGGAAAGCGCTTTGTGTTCGGCGCTGGGCGAGTTTATTGAGCGTCTGAACTGTAATTTCTTCTACAACGATCAGTTCTTTGGTGAGGACATCGCCAACAGTGAGTTTGTTCATTATCCGAACGAGAAATGGTTCAAGCCGGGGCTGGATGACGAGCTGCCGACGGACATTCTCGATGACTACTGCCTGGACATCTATAACCCGGACGGTGAGCTGGCCGGTTCAAACCTGATCGACACCAACTCCGGTAAGACTGAGCGTGGTATTTGCTCTTTGCCCTTTGTTCGCCAATCGGACGGGCAGGTGGTGTATTTCCCCTCGAACCTGATTGAGAACCTGTTCCTGAGCAATGGCATGAGCGCGGGCAATACGCTGTTTGAGGCCCAAGTGCAGTGCCTGTCGGAGATCTTTGAGCGGGCCGTGAAACGGCAGATCATCGAAGAGGAAATTGCCCTGCCGGATGTACCCCTGGAGGTGCTCCGGAAATACCCTGACATTCTCGAAGGTATTGAGGCGCTGGAAAAGCAGGGGTTCCCGATTCTGGTCAAGGATGCGTCACTGGGTGGTCAGTTCCCGGTCATGTGTGTCACCTTGATGAACCCGAGAACCGGCGGCGTGTTCGCGTCCTTCGGTGCACACCCGAGCTTTGAGGTAGCACTGGAGCGCAGCCTGACCGAGTTGATGCAGGGTCGCAGCTTTGAGGGCCTGAACGATGTGCCTGCGCCCACGTTCAACAGTCTTGCTGTGTCTGAGCCTAACAACTTTGTTGAGCACTTTATCGATTCCACCGGGGTGGTTTCCTGGCGCTTCTTCAGTGCCAAGCAGGATTATGAATTCCGCGACTGGGACTTCTCAGGCACCAACGAAGAAGAGGCTACCGGTTTGTTCCGGATCCTCGAGGAACTGGGTAAAGAGGTCTACGTGGCCGTGTATGAGGACCTGGGCGCGCCAACCTGCCGTATTCTGGTGCCAGGCTATTCGGAGGTTTACCCCGTCGAGGACCTGATTATGGATAACACCAACATGGCCCTGGACTACCGCGAAGACATCCTGAACCTCCATACCCTGAGTGATGACCAACTGGCTGATCTGGCGGAGCGGCTGGAAGCAAGCCAGCTTGATAACTACATGACGATCACCAGCCTGATCGGCATCGAGTTTGATGAGAATACCGTGTGGGGTCAGTTGACGATCCTCGAGCTGAAGCTGCTGATCTGCCTGGCACTGCAATGGCATGAAGAAGCGCTCGAATTCGTCGACATGTTTTTGCAGTTCAACGACAACACGGTCGAACGGGGACTGTTTTACCGGGCGGTAAATGCCGTACTGGAAGTCATCCTCGATGAGGAGCTTGAGCTGGAAGACTATCTGGCCAACTTCCGGCGCATGTTTGGTGAACAGACCATGGATGCCGTGGTTGGCTCGGTTGATGGCAGTGTTCGCTTTTACGGTCTTACTCCAACCAATACGCAACTGGATGGCCTGGATAAACACCTGCGCCTGATCGATAGCTATAAGAAACTGCACGCAGCGCGAGCTGCGAGGGCGAGCTAA